A DNA window from Acidobacteriota bacterium contains the following coding sequences:
- a CDS encoding type II toxin-antitoxin system RelE/ParE family toxin: MRKIFLSRQAGVALRQLPPGLFQALSDRVRGLAEDPEPADADCREGSPFRRLDCGDQRVVYRADAKVLKVVFVGKRDDGEDRPDLDDKW; encoded by the coding sequence ATGCGAAAGATCTTCCTCTCCCGCCAGGCGGGCGTCGCCCTGCGGCAGCTTCCCCCGGGTTTGTTCCAGGCCCTCTCGGACCGGGTGCGCGGGCTCGCCGAGGACCCCGAGCCCGCGGACGCCGACTGTCGCGAGGGGTCGCCCTTCCGCCGGCTCGACTGCGGGGACCAGCGGGTCGTCTACCGGGCCGACGCGAAAGTTCTCAAGGTGGTTTTCGTCGGGAAACGCGACGACGGGGAGGACCGGCCCGACCTCGACGACAAGTGGTGA
- a CDS encoding protein kinase: protein MITQRSHLSFPLWPQDPAGRPVPRRLRGARQRKNLLQPGHVFFNRYEIIKRIGGGGMGNVYQAKDIRLSNRYCAIKEMIDLYSEPEEHERTLKEFEREASLLAALNHASIPSVYDYFKDNDKFYLAMEFIDGMDMNKLAKSYGEKLPEYKALKIAIQICDVLHYLHTHKPPIIYRDLKPSNVMLTKNDHAVLIDFGIARFLTANLTDITTIGTMGYVPPEVYEEKIEPASDIYSLGATLFYFLTNVSPQTKPILIFDFTKNPTPREYNPEITPEVNDIICRCVSYNARNRYPSSYALKKDLEALYQKHFADEKDDRDLLTLLNDKKQKNEAKTKIVTIKEETKKVDGTGKAEPASEFEILKREFEEEFKDFLPITDDVIRSASRSNFDIYCVACYSPLSENDLICPNCGTEQPHSPFIKVSKATLRLDSEHQIYNIVKDITLIGRKDPEKKCFPEVDLSSYDQGKHVSRLHARILKLNNEYYVEDLKSKNKVVINGKYIIQAGVTHKLNNGDSLKIGRLIFTFRKE from the coding sequence ATGATTACCCAGCGTTCCCACCTCTCCTTCCCGCTCTGGCCGCAGGACCCCGCGGGTCGCCCGGTCCCCCGCCGGCTCCGGGGCGCCCGGCAGCGAAAGAACCTCCTCCAGCCAGGCCACGTGTTCTTCAACCGCTACGAGATCATCAAGCGGATCGGCGGCGGGGGGATGGGGAACGTGTACCAGGCGAAGGACATCCGCCTGTCGAACCGCTACTGCGCCATCAAGGAGATGATCGACCTCTACTCGGAGCCGGAGGAGCACGAGCGCACCCTCAAGGAGTTCGAACGGGAGGCGTCGCTGCTGGCGGCGCTCAACCATGCCTCCATCCCCTCCGTCTACGACTACTTCAAGGATAACGACAAGTTCTACCTGGCGATGGAGTTCATCGACGGGATGGACATGAACAAGCTCGCCAAGTCCTACGGGGAGAAACTCCCCGAGTACAAGGCCCTCAAGATCGCCATCCAGATCTGCGACGTCCTGCACTACCTGCACACCCACAAGCCGCCCATCATCTACCGCGACCTGAAGCCGAGCAACGTGATGCTCACCAAGAACGACCACGCGGTCCTGATCGATTTCGGCATCGCCCGGTTCCTGACGGCCAACCTCACCGACATCACCACCATCGGCACCATGGGGTACGTGCCGCCGGAAGTCTACGAGGAGAAGATCGAGCCGGCGTCGGACATCTACTCCCTCGGGGCGACCCTGTTCTACTTCCTCACCAACGTCTCGCCCCAGACCAAGCCCATCCTGATCTTCGACTTCACCAAGAACCCCACGCCCCGGGAGTACAACCCCGAGATCACGCCCGAGGTCAACGACATCATCTGCCGTTGCGTCTCCTACAACGCCCGGAACCGCTACCCCTCCTCCTACGCGCTCAAGAAAGACCTGGAAGCCCTCTACCAGAAGCACTTCGCCGACGAGAAGGACGACCGCGACCTCCTGACCCTCCTCAACGACAAGAAGCAGAAGAACGAGGCGAAGACGAAGATCGTCACCATCAAGGAGGAGACCAAGAAGGTGGACGGGACCGGCAAGGCCGAGCCCGCCAGCGAGTTCGAGATCCTCAAGCGCGAGTTCGAGGAGGAGTTCAAGGACTTCCTCCCCATCACCGACGACGTCATCCGCAGTGCTTCCCGCTCCAACTTCGACATCTACTGCGTGGCGTGCTACTCCCCGCTGTCCGAGAACGACCTGATCTGCCCCAACTGCGGGACGGAGCAGCCCCACTCGCCTTTCATCAAGGTCTCCAAGGCCACCCTCCGCCTGGATTCGGAGCACCAGATCTACAACATCGTCAAGGACATCACCCTGATCGGCCGGAAGGACCCGGAGAAGAAGTGCTTCCCCGAGGTGGACCTCTCCAGCTACGACCAGGGGAAGCACGTGTCGCGCCTCCACGCGCGGATCCTCAAGCTCAACAACGAGTATTACGTGGAGGACCTCAAGAGCAAGAACAAGGTGGTCATCAACGGCAAGTACATCATCCAGGCGGGGGTTACGCACAAGCTGAACAACGGGGACTCCCTCAAGATCGGCCGCCTGATCTTCACCTTCCGCAAGGAGTGA
- a CDS encoding type II toxin-antitoxin system Phd/YefM family antitoxin produces MRVIKATEMRKHLGRCLDLAGREALIVERKGRPVVVVIALQEYERLRRIEDAEWTRRAAEADVEGYLGEKESAAILRGEA; encoded by the coding sequence ATGCGGGTGATCAAGGCGACGGAAATGCGGAAGCACCTGGGGCGGTGCCTCGACCTGGCTGGGCGCGAGGCCCTGATCGTGGAGCGGAAGGGTCGTCCCGTCGTCGTGGTGATCGCCCTGCAGGAGTACGAGCGCCTCCGGCGCATCGAGGACGCGGAGTGGACGCGGCGGGCCGCCGAGGCGGACGTGGAGGGCTACCTGGGGGAGAAGGAATCGGCCGCGATCCTCCGCGGGGAAGCCTGA
- a CDS encoding DUF2807 domain-containing protein — MKKGMLLGIVLFAMVLLSGCELVAIQGKGPVVAKEYPLAGFSGVDVSNAMKVVVKKGERFQVTVRIRQNLLPYLEVDKRGDVLHVGMQSGHNYSNLGAEVLVVMPELRSFTLSGACEGVLEGEWQVPDIQVSLSGASSLKGTVAAEDGKIEVSGASSVALNGSARSLVAEASGASRLDMRGFTVDRLRVELSGASHGEMQVVKSLDAEASGASSFDYTGDPSIERSDTSGASSINRR; from the coding sequence ATGAAGAAAGGGATGCTGCTCGGGATCGTATTGTTCGCCATGGTGTTGCTGAGCGGGTGCGAACTCGTGGCGATCCAGGGCAAGGGGCCGGTGGTCGCCAAGGAGTACCCCCTCGCCGGGTTCTCCGGGGTCGACGTTTCGAACGCCATGAAAGTCGTCGTGAAGAAGGGCGAGCGTTTCCAGGTGACGGTGCGGATCCGGCAGAACCTTCTCCCCTACCTCGAAGTGGACAAACGGGGCGACGTCCTGCACGTGGGCATGCAGTCGGGGCACAACTATTCCAACCTGGGCGCCGAGGTCCTGGTGGTCATGCCCGAGCTTCGCAGCTTCACCCTCAGTGGCGCCTGCGAGGGGGTGCTCGAAGGGGAGTGGCAGGTCCCGGACATCCAGGTCTCCCTCTCGGGGGCCAGCTCCCTGAAGGGGACCGTCGCGGCCGAGGACGGCAAGATCGAGGTGAGCGGCGCCAGCTCCGTCGCGCTGAACGGGAGTGCCCGCAGCCTGGTTGCGGAAGCGAGCGGGGCGTCGCGCCTGGACATGCGGGGTTTCACCGTGGACCGCCTGAGGGTTGAACTGAGCGGGGCCAGCCACGGGGAGATGCAGGTGGTGAAGAGCCTCGACGCCGAGGCCAGCGGGGCGAGCAGTTTCGACTACACCGGCGACCCCTCCATCGAGCGGTCCGACACCTCGGGGGCGTCCTCCATCAACCGCAGGTGA
- the efp gene encoding elongation factor P, translating to MINATEIRKGNIIKMDGELYQVASYQHVTPGNLRGFVQTKLRHLASGNLKDHRFRSSDRVEKAFLDTQEMAYLYSDGEGHHFMNNETYEQICFSSEVLGDSIEYIKPETIITVDFHDGKPVGIELPATVELKVAETTPGMKHATVSNVTKPATLETGLIVQVPPFIDEGEVIRVNTETGEYLGRV from the coding sequence ATGATCAACGCAACCGAAATCCGCAAAGGCAACATCATCAAGATGGACGGCGAACTCTACCAGGTGGCCTCCTACCAGCACGTCACGCCGGGGAACCTCCGGGGCTTCGTCCAGACGAAGCTGCGGCACCTGGCCTCGGGCAACCTCAAGGACCACCGTTTCCGGTCCAGCGACCGCGTGGAGAAGGCCTTCCTGGACACCCAGGAGATGGCGTACCTCTACTCCGACGGCGAGGGCCACCACTTCATGAACAACGAGACCTACGAACAGATCTGTTTTTCCAGCGAGGTCCTGGGGGACAGCATCGAGTACATCAAGCCGGAGACCATCATCACCGTGGACTTCCACGACGGGAAGCCCGTGGGCATCGAGCTTCCCGCCACCGTGGAACTCAAGGTGGCGGAGACCACCCCGGGGATGAAGCACGCCACCGTCTCCAACGTCACCAAGCCGGCCACCCTGGAGACCGGTCTCATCGTGCAGGTGCCGCCCTTCATCGACGAGGGCGAGGTCATCCGGGTCAACACCGAGACGGGCGAATACCTGGGGAGGGTCTGA
- a CDS encoding glycosyltransferase: protein MKPSVVISIPCYNEEHVLASSLGRVHAHCTDRLGDYAWTLVIADNASTDRTPEIGRRLAGELPGVEYFRSDRKGRGQALRACWTSIPADVHAYMDSDLATELTFLGPLLDAVRDGADAAIGCRLTAGARVIGRSLSREISSRGYNRVLKLFFRVRFRDAQCGFKAVGRRVLERVVPRTRDDHWFFDSEMLILSERMGFIIREVPVTWEEHMQRDTRVKLFRDISFFIRQVLKLRRRLWFDPETRSAVRCAREG, encoded by the coding sequence ATGAAACCCAGCGTCGTCATCTCGATCCCCTGCTACAACGAAGAGCACGTCCTCGCGTCCAGCCTCGGCCGCGTCCACGCCCACTGCACGGACCGGCTCGGCGACTACGCGTGGACGCTGGTGATCGCCGACAACGCCTCCACCGACCGGACCCCCGAAATCGGCCGGCGGCTCGCCGGGGAACTTCCGGGGGTGGAGTACTTCCGCTCCGACCGCAAAGGCCGGGGGCAGGCGCTCCGGGCGTGCTGGACGTCGATTCCCGCCGACGTCCACGCCTACATGGACTCCGACCTGGCCACGGAACTCACGTTTTTAGGGCCCCTCCTGGACGCCGTCCGGGACGGGGCGGACGCCGCCATCGGGTGCCGGCTGACCGCCGGGGCCCGCGTCATCGGCCGCAGCCTCAGCCGGGAGATCTCCTCCCGCGGCTACAACCGGGTCCTGAAACTGTTCTTCCGCGTCCGGTTCCGCGACGCCCAGTGCGGGTTCAAGGCCGTGGGGCGGCGCGTCCTCGAGCGGGTGGTCCCCCGGACGCGGGACGATCACTGGTTCTTCGACTCGGAAATGCTGATCCTCTCGGAACGGATGGGGTTTATCATCCGGGAGGTCCCCGTGACGTGGGAGGAGCACATGCAGCGCGACACCCGGGTCAAGCTCTTCCGGGACATCTCCTTCTTCATCCGGCAGGTCCTGAAGCTGCGGCGCCGGCTGTGGTTCGACCCCGAAACCCGCTCGGCCGTCCGGTGCGCCCGCGAAGGCTGA
- a CDS encoding Stp1/IreP family PP2C-type Ser/Thr phosphatase gives MDRSIRLKYAAKTDVGRERTGNEDGILALSFASTTDSRSVSCGFFVVSDGMGGHNAGEIASMTAVKSVMNTINREFFQKLSDVDFFRLPNHVYNYHFRREVNIRRMPKAPTVLRRAVRRANGDIIDLSRKNPAFFGMGATITAAVITGRSLVVANVGDSRCYLASKGSISQLTHDHTIVSQLLHLGKITPEEADIHPAKNFLYKSLGSEERVEPDLVERELEAPSTVVLCSDGLSNMVSNEGILETVQKNKDPHKAVDTLIRLANQAGGKDNISVIVVQVT, from the coding sequence ATGGACAGATCGATCAGATTGAAATACGCGGCGAAAACCGACGTCGGTCGGGAGCGGACGGGGAACGAGGACGGGATCCTTGCCCTGAGTTTTGCCTCGACCACTGACTCCCGCTCCGTGTCCTGCGGGTTCTTCGTCGTGTCCGACGGCATGGGGGGCCACAACGCCGGCGAGATCGCCTCCATGACCGCCGTCAAGAGCGTCATGAACACCATCAACCGGGAGTTCTTCCAGAAGCTCTCGGACGTCGACTTCTTCCGGCTCCCGAACCACGTCTACAACTACCACTTCCGCCGGGAGGTCAACATCCGCCGGATGCCCAAGGCGCCGACGGTGCTGCGCCGGGCCGTCCGCCGGGCCAACGGCGACATCATCGACCTCTCCCGCAAGAACCCGGCCTTCTTCGGCATGGGCGCCACCATCACGGCGGCCGTCATCACGGGGCGGTCGCTGGTGGTGGCCAACGTGGGCGACAGCCGCTGCTACCTGGCGAGCAAGGGGTCCATCTCCCAGCTGACCCACGACCACACCATCGTCAGCCAGTTGCTCCACCTCGGGAAGATCACCCCCGAGGAGGCGGACATTCACCCCGCGAAGAACTTCCTCTACAAGAGCCTCGGCTCCGAGGAGCGCGTGGAGCCCGACCTCGTGGAGCGCGAGCTGGAAGCCCCCTCCACCGTGGTGCTCTGCTCCGACGGCCTGAGCAACATGGTGAGCAACGAGGGGATCCTGGAGACCGTCCAGAAGAACAAGGACCCGCACAAGGCCGTGGACACCCTGATCCGCCTGGCGAACCAGGCGGGCGGCAAGGACAACATCTCCGTCATCGTGGTACAAGTGACATGA
- a CDS encoding aldehyde dehydrogenase family protein, with amino-acid sequence MELDPDLRSIQEVRSLLRSADEARKRFGAFDQADVDRVVASMSDAAFAAARELAEDAVKETGFGRVEDKVIKNTFAARNVWESIRSVRTVGAIREDKALGTVEIAVPMGIVAGIIPTTNPTSTTIFKALISVKGRNAIVFSPHPSAKRCIGKAADILHDAAIRAGAPPGIVGCLANPTMEATTELMRHPLTAVILATGGHALVKAAYSSGKPAYGVGPGNVPAFIERTADVPKAVEMVLAGKCFDNGTICASEQSLVADAPVAAEVRRQMARFGAHLCTPEEKKLLEKAMVVRGGLNPAVVGRPPHVIAGMAGFKVPEATTALVAELTAVGPEEPLCIEKLSPVLGLYTADGWREGCELCIKLLNYGGLGHSMSIHSRDEEIIRMFAVEKPASRILANTPSTHGAIGYSTGLAPSLTLGCGAWGGNITSDNVTALHLVHIKRLAYGIRPVEFPRGLQAGGGAERPTGAPSPAPVLPREPVSVYIPAVGPQVSSVVLPPPASSSPVSSTPSVNPAPAPATPAASGSPAAVSPASPELAGPVDRQVVRDLVESALRGLIQDQQGNAPAKDSTAAKDDPRASLY; translated from the coding sequence ATGGAACTGGACCCCGATCTTCGATCGATTCAGGAAGTGCGAAGTCTTCTGAGGTCGGCCGACGAGGCCCGGAAGCGGTTTGGCGCCTTCGACCAGGCGGACGTGGACCGGGTGGTGGCGTCCATGTCGGACGCCGCCTTCGCCGCCGCCCGGGAACTGGCCGAGGACGCGGTGAAGGAGACGGGCTTCGGGCGCGTGGAGGACAAGGTGATCAAGAACACCTTCGCCGCCCGCAACGTCTGGGAGAGCATCCGGTCCGTCCGGACCGTCGGGGCGATCCGGGAGGACAAGGCCCTGGGGACCGTGGAGATCGCCGTCCCCATGGGCATCGTGGCCGGCATCATCCCCACCACGAACCCGACCAGCACCACCATCTTCAAGGCCCTGATCTCGGTCAAGGGGCGCAACGCCATCGTGTTCTCGCCCCACCCCTCGGCGAAGCGCTGCATCGGCAAGGCGGCCGACATCCTGCACGACGCCGCCATCCGGGCCGGCGCCCCCCCGGGGATCGTCGGCTGCCTGGCCAACCCCACCATGGAGGCCACCACGGAGCTGATGCGCCACCCGCTGACGGCGGTGATCCTGGCCACGGGCGGGCACGCCCTGGTCAAGGCCGCGTACAGTTCCGGCAAGCCCGCCTACGGCGTGGGGCCCGGCAACGTCCCCGCCTTCATCGAGCGGACGGCGGACGTTCCGAAGGCCGTCGAGATGGTCCTGGCCGGGAAGTGCTTCGACAACGGCACCATCTGCGCGTCCGAGCAGTCCCTCGTGGCGGATGCACCCGTCGCCGCGGAGGTCCGGCGGCAGATGGCCCGTTTCGGGGCGCACCTGTGCACCCCCGAGGAGAAGAAGCTCCTCGAGAAAGCCATGGTGGTCCGCGGCGGGCTCAACCCCGCGGTAGTGGGGCGCCCCCCTCACGTCATCGCCGGCATGGCGGGTTTCAAGGTCCCCGAGGCCACGACGGCCCTGGTGGCGGAACTGACCGCCGTGGGTCCGGAAGAGCCCCTCTGCATCGAGAAGCTGTCGCCCGTCCTGGGGCTCTACACGGCCGACGGCTGGCGCGAGGGGTGCGAACTCTGCATCAAGCTCCTCAACTACGGCGGCCTGGGGCACTCCATGTCCATCCACTCCCGGGACGAGGAGATCATTCGGATGTTCGCCGTGGAGAAGCCGGCGTCCCGGATCCTGGCCAACACGCCCTCCACCCACGGCGCCATCGGCTACTCCACGGGGCTCGCCCCGTCGCTGACCCTGGGCTGCGGCGCCTGGGGCGGGAACATCACCTCCGACAACGTCACGGCGCTTCACCTGGTCCACATCAAGCGGCTGGCCTACGGGATCCGGCCGGTGGAATTCCCAAGAGGCCTGCAGGCCGGCGGGGGGGCGGAGCGTCCGACCGGTGCTCCATCCCCGGCTCCCGTGCTGCCGAGGGAACCCGTCTCCGTCTACATCCCCGCAGTGGGCCCCCAGGTGTCGTCCGTCGTCTTGCCACCACCGGCCTCCTCCTCGCCGGTTTCCTCCACCCCATCGGTCAACCCGGCGCCCGCCCCGGCCACCCCCGCAGCTTCCGGTTCGCCCGCCGCGGTTTCCCCGGCCTCTCCCGAACTCGCGGGCCCCGTGGACCGGCAGGTGGTGCGGGACCTGGTGGAGTCCGCCCTCCGCGGCCTGATCCAGGATCAGCAGGGGAACGCCCCGGCAAAGGATTCCACCGCGGCGAAGGACGACCCCAGGGCCTCGCTGTACTGA
- a CDS encoding haloacid dehalogenase-like hydrolase, with the protein MIRHVILFDIDGTLISTGGAGRRAMERAFEKVHGLRGALRNFNLGGRIDGQIYAEIVARKHEPDRLHAYREAYFNFLCEGLGERPSRGKLLPGVVPLLERLADRHDTLVGLLTGNWREGARLKLEHYGIWRFFAFGAFGDDADERPRLPAVAKARARAVAPGGISDKLTRFFVIGDTPRDIECAQASGCIAVAVASGDYSRQALAGWTPHLLFDSLADTGRVCDRLFQDTGATEWNWTPIFDRFRKCEVF; encoded by the coding sequence ATGATCCGCCACGTCATCCTCTTCGACATCGACGGGACCCTGATCTCCACGGGCGGCGCCGGGCGTCGGGCCATGGAGCGGGCCTTCGAGAAGGTGCACGGCCTCCGGGGCGCCCTGCGGAATTTCAACCTGGGCGGCCGGATCGACGGGCAGATCTACGCGGAGATCGTCGCGAGGAAACACGAGCCGGACCGCCTGCACGCCTATCGTGAGGCTTACTTCAACTTCCTGTGCGAGGGGCTGGGCGAACGCCCGTCCCGCGGGAAGCTGCTGCCCGGGGTCGTCCCCCTCCTGGAGCGGCTCGCGGACCGTCACGACACGCTGGTCGGGCTCCTGACCGGCAACTGGCGGGAAGGGGCGCGCCTGAAGCTGGAACATTACGGCATCTGGCGGTTCTTCGCCTTCGGCGCTTTCGGGGACGACGCGGACGAGCGCCCGCGCCTCCCGGCGGTGGCGAAGGCCCGGGCCCGGGCCGTCGCCCCGGGCGGGATCTCGGACAAGCTGACCCGCTTTTTCGTGATCGGGGACACGCCCCGCGACATCGAGTGCGCCCAGGCTTCCGGCTGCATCGCCGTGGCCGTGGCCTCGGGGGATTACAGCCGGCAGGCGCTGGCCGGCTGGACGCCCCACCTCCTCTTCGACTCCCTGGCGGACACCGGGCGAGTCTGCGACCGGCTATTCCAAGACACAGGAGCGACAGAATGGAACTGGACCCCGATCTTCGATCGATTCAGGAAGTGCGAAGTCTTCTGA
- the serS gene encoding serine--tRNA ligase: MLDIRLLREDAEQVRRKMALRGIEIDLARFAELDERRRKAVAESEELRALRNRVSQEIPKLKKEGKDATAEIARMKQVGDRITALEKELPEVEAALADFQLRIPNLPDDTVPAGTSAEDNAEVRRHGEPRRFDFPVRDHVDLGKNLGILDMDRAAKITGARFAVYRGSGAALERALISFMLDVHTREHGYTEILPPFMVNAASLTGTGNLPKFAEDLFHLENWPFYLIPTAEVPVTNLYRDEILDDALLPILHVAFTPCFRSEAGSYGKDTRGLIRQHQFNKVELVKFTRPEESMEHLESLTANAERILQLLGLPYRVVTLCTGDMGFSSAKTYDLEVWLPSQNRYVEISSCSNFKDFQARRANIRYRPGKDAKPRLVHTLNGSGLAIGRTWTAILENFQNADGSVEVPPALRPYLHGLDTIR; encoded by the coding sequence ATGCTGGATATCAGGCTATTACGTGAAGACGCGGAACAGGTCCGCCGGAAAATGGCGCTGCGGGGCATCGAGATCGACCTCGCCCGGTTTGCCGAGCTCGACGAACGGCGGCGGAAGGCCGTCGCGGAGAGCGAGGAACTGCGGGCGCTGCGCAACCGGGTGTCCCAGGAGATCCCGAAACTCAAAAAGGAAGGGAAGGACGCCACGGCGGAGATCGCCCGGATGAAGCAGGTCGGCGACCGGATCACCGCCCTGGAGAAAGAACTCCCCGAGGTCGAAGCGGCCCTGGCCGACTTCCAGCTCCGAATCCCCAACCTCCCCGACGACACGGTCCCGGCCGGCACGTCCGCCGAGGACAACGCCGAGGTCCGCCGGCACGGGGAACCGCGGCGCTTCGACTTCCCCGTCCGCGACCACGTGGACCTCGGGAAGAACCTGGGCATCCTGGACATGGACCGGGCGGCCAAGATCACCGGCGCGCGCTTCGCCGTCTACCGCGGCTCAGGGGCCGCCCTGGAGCGGGCGCTCATCAGCTTCATGCTGGACGTCCACACCCGGGAGCACGGCTACACCGAGATCCTGCCGCCCTTCATGGTCAACGCGGCCTCGCTGACAGGCACGGGGAACCTCCCCAAGTTCGCCGAGGACCTCTTCCACCTCGAGAACTGGCCGTTTTACCTGATCCCCACGGCCGAGGTCCCCGTCACCAACCTCTACCGGGACGAGATCCTCGACGACGCCCTGCTGCCCATCCTCCACGTGGCGTTCACCCCCTGCTTCCGAAGCGAGGCGGGGTCCTACGGCAAGGACACCCGCGGCCTGATCCGGCAGCACCAGTTCAACAAGGTGGAACTGGTCAAGTTCACCCGCCCGGAGGAGTCCATGGAGCACCTGGAGTCCCTCACGGCGAACGCGGAGCGGATCCTCCAGCTTTTGGGTCTTCCCTACCGCGTGGTGACCCTGTGCACCGGGGACATGGGGTTCTCCTCGGCCAAGACCTACGACCTCGAGGTCTGGCTCCCCAGCCAGAACCGGTACGTGGAGATCTCCTCCTGCAGCAATTTCAAGGATTTCCAGGCCCGCCGGGCCAACATCCGCTACCGCCCGGGCAAGGACGCCAAGCCCCGCCTGGTGCACACCCTCAACGGCTCGGGCCTGGCCATCGGCCGAACCTGGACCGCCATCCTGGAGAACTTCCAGAACGCCGACGGCTCCGTGGAGGTCCCGCCGGCCCTCCGCCCGTACCTCCACGGGCTGGACACGATCCGATAA